The segment cctcctccgtGAGTTGCTCGCCAACAACCACAACAGTCCACAGACATGGTcaggttttatttttttgctttccTTTTCCGTTTCCCATGACATTTACGAAAACACCCCTCCTCGTtccgtaaacaaaaaaaaatatgatgatttGTATGATTCATATCATCCGATAACCACCACTTTGGTTTCATTCGGTATATTACCCCCCTTAACCGAACACATATTCTTTCCCTATGCAAAGCATATACGGAGTAATCAGATATTTTGCTGACAAAGACTGATTTCAAATATGGATTTTATTCAGGGCTGCTCTTTGCTGTCTAGTTtcttgacatttttttttttttttttttgagaaagggctttTCTTGACATTCTTAACTTAAcaataatttcaaatttgatctacaactctttttttttgttcaactgaTCTACAACTCTATTCCTTCTGATCTCACAGTTCCTTTGTTCCTTGTAAAGCATTCTATCTGTGGTCAGGCGCTATTGTGGAAGcggttttttttaaagattttaactaaaattttgtttaaaagtctattcttcaatttttttgaGGGCCTAAAACTAGTGTCATATTACTATATTAGGCTTTGACCATGACGAGCCCTGATTTTATTACATATGTGTCAGTATATcactgaaaacaaaaataaaacatgattCCTAAAGATAAAGATTAGGGAATGACACTTGTTCCAAATGTTAGACCATCGATCAGCAAGTAAATTGCACCGTTCGTggaaatcaaattaattttgctttctttgctgtgtaaattatgtataaataaCGAAAACAAAAGTATTAAATAATGTCTTCATATGGAAACAATAACTCATtacaaattaaatcaaatctTTGGTCGCAACATTGAATTCAAATCACTCACAAACTGATCAACGgaagatatttttgttttcaagacTCTGAAACGTCGTTCTCTTCTTTGGCTTCGACGGCTACCTCTTCAGTGGTCTCCGGAGGAAGAGTGTTGCCTGAGGCCGTGCGACGGTGGTTGGCTGCTTGGAGAACGTGAGCGTAGTTGCCTTTCTCGAGGAAGAGTTGGTTAAAGTGATGCCGGCAATAGAGAACGCCATCCAGGGAAGCGTACGAGGAATGAGTCAGCGTGCAGCCACCGTGAGCGCACTTGAAACATGTCTTGTGGAAGCATTCTCCTTCCATTTGCACCTTTTAATATAAGTCACGTTAATTAACAGAACATGTACATATGGACTTACACCAAAAATGTCACCAAACCAATTGATTAATCCAACGCTTTCTTGGACCAGACGTTAACAATTGCAAAGCACACGAAACAAACCTTTTCAAGAGGGTAAACAGTTTTCTCACAAGCAGCACACTTGTCTTGTGTTCCACAGAAGATTGAAGATATCTTGCTTGGAGTCTTATTCTGTATTAATGTTTCATATCAATACACATGCCCCATGTGGTCAAAATTATAAGAGtgaaaatgtttatttaaaCTGTTACGCAAAGTATATAAAGAAACGAGATCTGGAGAAAGAGAATTAATTAACGTACCTGCTCCGGCTTCTCAGTTTTTCctgagaaaagaaaatgaacaTGTGTTCAATCATGATGGTTCTATATATGCAAAAagatgagagaaaaaaaaatatataaaacaatatgaattaATTAACCTGGTTGGAAATTTTTGCTGAAATTGCCAGATTCCTTGAAGAGTTGCTCAAAATGAGTCTTGCAGTACAAGACTCCGTCCATGGATGAATAGTTGCTCATCTGCCATATGCATCATCAACAGTTTCTCATCATACAATGATTATTATTGTTTCTACATGTGGAATAATTAATCGACCATGGCAGTATGGCAGCGCGGCATAGTCATATATAGAAAGATCTAACACACAAAAcctaagcaaaaataaaaattgaagcAAAGAATCTTGTAAGTGAATCATATGTATATACCACAAGGGTGCCTTTGCAATGGGTGCATTTGAAGCAAGACTTGTGGTAAGGCATTCCTTCAATGGACAACATGTCCATCACATAGACTGTCTTATCGCAAGCATTGCATTTGTCAGTAGTTCCTGTGAAAGacattcttttttgttttctctctctctttcttttttggggtttttttttgtttgttgttccTCCTCTCCAGGATCCTAATAAATGAACCAGATCAAGAGCTCGTCTGAGGAAGCAATTAAAGAAGGAACcccacaaaagaaaaagaaaaaagaaaagaaatttgacaatgagtttttttttctggttacCTCAGACAAAGGAGGAACCAGCGAAATTTATGTCTTCTTTTATACGAAACTTTGTTGCAATTGTGAGGCTGTAACGGAacaaactttcttcttcttctctctgtctctctctctttgtgtGTTTTGCAAAATGAATGAGATATAATTGGGATGGCAAAAGTGATTGGAGTTGAGCAAAAGAAGGGTTTGCGGTTTCTGACAATTTCAACCCATTGAGGATGTTACTTTAAGCTGGCCAactgtctctgagttggtgCAACCCACGtcagtattttttaaaataaaacctaCCAAAGGAATATTAACAACCTAACATTATACACacctttaatattttctttgtcaataaaata is part of the Raphanus sativus cultivar WK10039 chromosome 5, ASM80110v3, whole genome shotgun sequence genome and harbors:
- the LOC108857055 gene encoding LIM domain-containing protein PLIM2b gives rise to the protein MSFTGTTDKCNACDKTVYVMDMLSIEGMPYHKSCFKCTHCKGTLVMSNYSSMDGVLYCKTHFEQLFKESGNFSKNFQPGKTEKPEQNKTPSKISSIFCGTQDKCAACEKTVYPLEKVQMEGECFHKTCFKCAHGGCTLTHSSYASLDGVLYCRHHFNQLFLEKGNYAHVLQAANHRRTASGNTLPPETTEEVAVEAKEENDVSES